Below is a genomic region from Helicoverpa armigera isolate CAAS_96S chromosome 12, ASM3070526v1, whole genome shotgun sequence.
GTTCCTGATTATGAAAAGAATGAACGGAAGCAAGGTGAAATATATGGGAAGATGGCGGCCATATCTGGAGCTGGTATCACTTTGGGTCCAATGATCGGTGGTCATATAGCTGAGCATGACCCAGACAATGGATTCATGTTAATTGCCATTATTGTTGGTATTGGTTTCGCTGCCAACTCTGGTAAGAAACCTTAGTATTGAATGTGTTGCTATAACAGATATtggaatacatataaaataatgtaaaagcaAAGTATTTAGGagaacaaatataaaatatttttctccagttttaaacataattttttaagATTTCTAGTTCATTAAGTTTGAACAATTCCaaactaattttaaacaaaatgtccGTTACTTCATCTGGTATTaatcttattacaataaataaagtactttatAGAAAAAGCATTTTAGGATTAATACGATAACATTGTTTCAGGTTTGGTATACTTTCTACCAAAGGTAGATAAGCAGCCGAAAAGGAATGTAGCTAAGGAAGAAACACAAACAAGTTTactaaaaacacttttttctaGTGTTCAACAATCTTTTGTTCAGCTGTATTACATAGAATGGTCTAAATATTGGGATATATTCATGTTTAAAGCTTTAATTAGCTTTGCAATGGGtgtatattattcaaattattcacTTTACTTAAAAACAGTATATGAGCTCTCACCAAAATATATCGGTTACGTAATATCCTTTCAAGGTGTAATAGGTTCAATATCTAGCTATTTTATAGGTTACATAAACAGCTTTTATATTCATGACAAAGACTACAGTATAAGaaattttcatgtatttttactCACTAGCGTATCCTTAGTAGGTCTAGCATTatcttttaatgtttttctttatacttTTTGGTTGATACCAATGGCTGTTGGTAATGCAACTGGTAGATTAGTAACATTAGAGATGGTGTTGAAGAGAAGTCATGGAGACCATAGAGGAACCCTCATTGGTGCTTCAAACAGTGTTCGGTCATTGACCGGTGTAGTTGCTCCTATGGTTGCAGGAGTGATAGGAGAGTTCTATGGAGTCTCTTATGTTATCTATGCTTCATTGTGTTCTACGACATTGGGCATTGTATTGAGTTacctgcataaaaataaaacagtgaaaatagattaaactttttaataaagtttatttgttattattacatctaataaagaggaaaatatcTTCTAATGTGTTTTATCAGTTCTGTATCCTTCTTTCACTAATTTCATGGCCACTCATAATCTACTTGTGGTTCAATGTTGTTTGAGTGGTGTTGTTAGGAGCTATATCTTTATAggataaaatatgatattattaaCAGATTAACTGAACACTATTGAACCACTACTAGTCAACAAGTTATCAAATGCGTCACTTATGTACAAACTTAGGTATTAGGACTGATATCAACTTATTCCTTGTCTAAGGCTTCCATTTGCTTTTTCCTCATTTCTCTGATTAGTTCCTGGATAGCTTCCCTGTCTTTCATGTTCTCTGGTGGGAAGATTTGACGCTTAGTATTTGTTACCCATTCTTCGAAATATGTTGGTtgattaaagaagaaaaatagtcCCACGGGAAAAGATGTATACATAGCCATTCTTCCGACTTCCAGTTTCCAATTCCCCATGTTTAATAGAAGTATAAGTCAAATTATTTTCGATTACAGAGGTTGTTTTGAGAAGGCAAGGAAGGAGCTGATCAGTGATCAGCGATCTGTCAATGTTCTATGACAATGACATTTAAAGCAAATGACATTTGACAGAGTACGGTAGGGCGTAGGTACAGGTGTAGGTGTAGATTAATGTTAATTATCAACTAATTTAATtcgattaaaatataaattatagtataatttaatcgtatcataggtaaataaatgttacgTGGTTTCACATAGTTCTGCAAATACGTTCAAAGTTTTAAAAGATCCCTTATGACTGGTAATCAATGGCCAGCCATTGAATGTGACATTGGGTTGGGGTAACCCAAGACACACCGCCGGGTACACCGGAATGCTTCGTGAagcctttttgttttgtagtgcttgtacatgttattatttatcatacttGTTTAGATTAGAAAATTAGAAGCTCAAGACAGTGCTGCAACGCCAGCAGAACACAAATTCAATGTTCTCTAGCTCTTAGTTTATAGCTAATCTTCACTTTTTTTTCTGTACAACTCAATCATAAAAAGGAATAATATAAGCTGGTTCAATGTCCTCGATGCACTTTACGGGATATTGCCCGCCGCATGGCAAAATTGCAATGTTATTACAGGAATTTACTCCGTATAATGGGCATGGCTAAGATCCCTTCCCATCATCACCCCTATTAGGACCTGAAAATAATGCAACAATCATAGCTAAGATTCTGCCTCAAAATTAGTTTATTTGCCTCCATTGCTAGGTAGGTAGATAGTTTTGCGGTTGAATTTGTATGAGATGAGATAGTTACGCTTGCTTGGAATAACAAAATTGTGTGGCTAGAaggtataattaaaaaaaaaatgttttataatattaaatcttccaatatatttttttctaattaccTCTGTCTAACTTTAAAGTAGGAacgttaatgtttttttttagttgaaacaaacatttttgtagCAGTTTGGTATGTATCTAGgtataatatttgttaaataccATCCCAGTTATTCACAATGTTGTACTTAGACCACCCAAGTTTATTACGattgttgttaatttattattggcaCTTGCTTTACTTCGCATCGCTCGCattacaggggcccgattctcctaattttactcaagcgccattcgattgacgttcgactcgattcgactgagatccaatcccgactcgattacgattgaagcgtatgtggcattccgctattttttctttgaaataaacgtttttatccttttctgtcatacaataatgaatcattttgtctgcaaatgattttcgattgcaaaatgattgtacagcaaactaccgtatagaccaaaatcatcaaaatagcagaccaatcgcacaccaatcaaatgtcaatcgaatacgattggtcttttattagtagcagaatgcccgttatggttaaaactgctattacgatcatattgcgattcgatttctattcgattttgacattattaacttaggagaatcggggcccagtagTTAAAGAAATTGCTGTTCATTGTAATAAGCTTCGTAGTTACCTATACTTTCAACTTATTATGTGTTTTACCATCAAGTGCTTTGCATTGCAGCTGTAAATCAATTAGAAGATTTATCGATTGGATTAAGATTGGAACATGGTAATGTTTATATTTGTGAGGGCTAGTCCTTCCTAGTTGAGTTCTTAGTGGGTGAAAGGTTAAGGTGTAagacatacctacctagttcctgataaaagtaagtttttaacacttaacagttaatttattattttttaattctacgGTAGCAGTGGAGTCTTTTATGTAAAAGGCACCGTTAAAACTCTCCGGGCCGGACACATAAAGATGTCCTTACTAGGAGTAAAGCTAATTGATCCCTAGTCAGCTTTCAGATCCTCCGGCTTTGCAGACACGAGACACGTAGCGTCGGAGCCCTGTTCGCTACGCTCGTAAATTGTCATATTAAGTGGCGCTTAATTTATGAACAAATCCGCTTACCGACTGTTCGTTTTGCATTAAGACATTATGGTCTATGAAATTGAGCTCTACATACTAATATCTATTATGTTTGGCTTATTAAGTATATTTCATTTTCTTGATTTTGTACCGTCTATGTTGCGAATTGGAGTTCAAGATTACACAAACGTGGTTTAAACAATGTTTATACTGGCATCAGTGCTTCCGTCTCACGCAATAGTAGTTTCGAGGAATCGGGCGGTCCATATCGGATGGTGTAGGGCGAGGTTCGCGATTACTCTGCACGATATGAGCTGTCTACGCGGCAGGAACAACATGGCAACTGTAATAACATTTGAAATAGTGTACCAGGGAGCGCATTACGGCTGGTGTATTACCTATCAGATGCCGTGCGGCCCGGAACGTGCTGCGTGCTAATGTGGACCCGGCACGATTCTGATTTGTTATCTGCCGTATTGAAACCGAAATGTTCCTCGGGTAGAAGTgcttttatgtaatttgtattaagATAAACTGTTCGACTATTAGATGGCTGACATTGTGCCTGCTTATACCTAAGATTTTCTGTTTAAAGTAAAGGAGACGATTAAATACGAAAATAAGGTGGATTACTTAATTAGTGCAAATATTTCTGGCATAGGAGTATCCAAAATGGACTATGTGGTTAAGTCTGAAATTACAGGCTTATGTTGGATATACATGGAGACTAATAAAAGGACGATTTCGGAGTTTCCAAAAGTcctgtttaataaataagtacctaggtagcTAATACATAACAATTATGTAGGTAGATGAGTGCATTCTTTAATTATCAGAATAATTGGAAGGAACATTAGAAATTCACACAGTAGCACTACAACGTTACCTATATTATGAGAATACCCAGGAATACCTACCCTTTCTTATGTAAGAAAGATCTCATCTATAGTTTTCTTTCAGAGTGTATCTACTTTCATTACACCACTTGACCTCAGTTGAGCAGGTTCAGCTCCCTTGCATTAGACGGATCACGATGTTCTTTGTCATCATTGGTATCAATGTCATTGTCAATGCGGCGCCGATTACGGGTGAAGCGGAGCCACGTTCATCGACATCAATCTATATTCAGCTAATAAAGTTATTAGACTTTACATGAATGTGTAGCTTCAGTCTCAGCAGGCAGTCTGGGTAGGAGGATATTACATGAGCgatgtacatacctattttagTGATATGATGTCCTCCCAGAGCCGACTATCGGCTACATCGGCTGTTCTCAACAGCCGCCTTAGCCGATAGTCAGGAatttagccaactgcgcaggacataatatagtgcacaagcatttgcacagacacaggtgcacttactattccttcactctcataacctgATGGGACGTTAATACAGTGATATGCTATGTAGCTTATCATGGCCCTGCCAACTACCCGAAGCTCCTGTTTGCGAAATCTATAAAGCACCTCTTTTTTACACGACTGTGCAATGAGGGTttcgtaaaatggcgtccacgaggtggcagcaccgagtcgtcaggtccaaataactgtcaaagtgcttatctttactatgaatagtgaacgattttagtgttttttttattttataattaaagcactgcattattgttttactattgcggttgagtaaataaaaaaaactaaatcatattgtgttaaaaaatttttcaacaagcttttccttagtaccattgacttttgcaccctctctcttagctcaatttttagttcggaaaccttattctgaccgtagtccataataaaatcaataacacttccaatataacagaatttcaataaacaataagttcggcacctacaattccatactatttgacaactgtttggaccagacgcatacgtggcgccacccggtggcagaaaaaatttcaaaaaccctcattcctTGGCTCGGCCCTCGAAGTCACTTGTTAGTTGTTTGTAGAgtagggtagactgggtacagttgtgccaattttcgtttgatcaccaataattttgttattttactaattagctcccagaaaaggaacttgtatcgcaatttggacatttgtgtacgtaaaaacactaatatattgttccttaatacaatgtattactcataagatcaattttaaaaaaaatgggaaagtgtcacaaccggccacataccaagggcgGTTGGGACACgcataaacatatatcaaaatggtctataatatcttttattgtagaaatgtttaacctaataagcttacaaacatagttttaacaatcaacaaaacaacatttactctgttaaaacttgtagctgtagaaaggcttgtagcttgTGCTACACTtacgaaatcccttgtttcgcttcttcatcggcatctttatatttttttacatcataCTGCTGTCTCCGGTCTTCCACAAACGTATTCTGgacatctaaaagcaaaaaataataatatgagatttttatatgtatagatattcgtcacaaccgtacccaaaaaaattgtcacaatCGTACTcaacgcatcattttgaaaacaaaaattcgccatgattttgccaaatactttacgtaaaaagaaatcacttgtaattaaatattaatgtccaacttttaaagaaaaaaataacaagataatctatctgtttaaaaataacagaaattaggaaaagaaatcgaacaaaaatacttacttttgattgttgaaaagcaatgtgggctcctgcttacgtcaacgtcctgcgccggctaacgcaatattggggaacgtgtttaggcttgtgagcca
It encodes:
- the LOC110383966 gene encoding major facilitator superfamily domain-containing protein 9, which produces MSFAIYLLQAVAFLDLLAVGLIVPLVASHVRDMGGNHLYVGLLGSIYAGFQLGSGPLIGSLSDLKGRKTILILTLLVCGIAYTVLGLTSSILVILMIRAVLGLFKQTQMLTKALVPDYEKNERKQGEIYGKMAAISGAGITLGPMIGGHIAEHDPDNGFMLIAIIVGIGFAANSGLVYFLPKVDKQPKRNVAKEETQTSLLKTLFSSVQQSFVQLYYIEWSKYWDIFMFKALISFAMGVYYSNYSLYLKTVYELSPKYIGYVISFQGVIGSISSYFIGYINSFYIHDKDYSIRNFHVFLLTSVSLVGLALSFNVFLYTFWLIPMAVGNATGRLVTLEMVLKRSHGDHRGTLIGASNSVRSLTGVVAPMVAGVIGEFYGVSYVIYASLCSTTLGIVLSYLHKNKTVKID
- the LOC110383968 gene encoding protein PET100 homolog, mitochondrial produces the protein MGNWKLEVGRMAMYTSFPVGLFFFFNQPTYFEEWVTNTKRQIFPPENMKDREAIQELIREMRKKQMEALDKE